Proteins from a genomic interval of Corvus moneduloides isolate bCorMon1 chromosome 6, bCorMon1.pri, whole genome shotgun sequence:
- the RTF1 gene encoding RNA polymerase-associated protein RTF1 homolog has protein sequence MVKKRKGRVLIDSDTEDSGSEENLDQELLSLAKRKRSDSEEKEPPVSKPTASSDSETSDSDDEWTVGGSKNKKKGKAGKAEKKGAMKKQMNKAASSGSSDKDSSAESSAPEEGEVSDSESNSSSSSSDSDSSSEDEEFHDGYGEDLMGDEEDRARLEQMTEKEREQELFNRIEKREVLKRRFEIKKKLKTAKKKEKKEKKKKQEEEQEKKKLTQIQESQVMSHNKERRSKRDEKLDKKSQAMEELKAEREKRKNRTAELLAKKQPLKTSEVYSDDEEEEEDDKSSEKSDRSSRSSSSDEEEEKEEIPPKSQPVSLPEELNRVRLSRHKLERWCHMPFFAKTVTGCFVRIGIGNHNSKPVYRVAEITGVVETAKVYQLGGTRTNKGLQLRHGSDSRVFRLEFVSNQEFTESEFMKWKEAMFSAGMQLPTLDEINKKEVSIKEALNYKFNDQDIEEIVKEKERFRKAPPNYAMKKTQLLKEKAMAEDLGDQDKAKQIQDQLNELEERAEALDRQRTKNISAISYINQRNREWNIVESEKALVAESHSMKNQQMDPFTRRQCKPTIVSNSRDPAVQAAILAQLNAKYGSGVLPDAPKDMSKGQGKDKDVNSKSASDLSEDLFKVHDFDVKIDLQVPSSESKALAITSKAPPAKDGAPRRSLNLEDYKKRRGLI, from the exons GAGCTCCTGTCATTGGCCAAACGGAAACGCAGTGACTCTGAAGAAAAGGAACCACCTGTGAGCAAACCTACAGCTTCTTCAGACTCTGAGACATCAGACAGTGATGATGAG TGGACTGTTGGAGgttctaaaaacaaaaaaaagggaaaagcgggtaaggcagagaagaaaggagccATGAAGAAACAGATGAACAAAGCTGCCTCTTCTGGCAGCTCGGATAAAGacagctcagctgagagctCAGCACCTGAAGAGG GAGAAGTCTCTGACTCGGAAAGCAACAGCTCCTCATCTAGCTCAGATTCAGATTCTTCATCTGAAGATGAGGAATTCCATGATGGCTATGGAGAAGACTTGATGGGAGATGAAGAAGACCGAGCTCGACTGGAACAAATGAcggaaaaggagagagagcaaGAACTGTTTAACAGGATAGAGAAGAGAGAAGTGCTAAAGAGAAG ATTTGAAATcaagaaaaaactaaaaacagcaaaaaagaaagaaaagaaagagaaaaagaaaaagcaagaggaagagcaggagaagaaaaaactcACACAGATCCAGGAATCCCAG GTCATGTCACATAACAAAGAGCGGAGATCAAAGCgggatgaaaagctggacaaGAAATCTCAGGCAATGGAGGAgctaaaagcagaaagagagaaaaggaagaacagaacAG CTGAATTGCTTGCAAAAAAACAGCCATTAAAAACTAGTGAAGTATACTCTgatgatgaagaggaggaggaagatgataAGTCTAGTGAGAAAAGTGATCGCTCATCCAGATCATCATCCTCTGATGAAGAGGAAGA gaaagaagaaattcctcccaagTCCCAGCCAGTGTCCTTGCCTGAAGAACTGAACCGAGTACGGTTGTCACGGCACAAGCTGGAACGCTGGTGTCACATGCCCTTCTTTGCCAAGACAGTCACTGGCTGCTTTGTCCGTATTGGCATTGGCAATCACAACAGTAAACCTGTTTATCGG GTTGCTGAAATAACTGGTGTGGTAGAGACGGCAAAGGTTTACCAGCTTGGTGGCACACGGACAAACAAAGGCCTACAGTTGAG GCATGGCAGTGATTCACGTGTGTTTCGCTTGGAGTTTGTCTCAAATCAGGAATTTACTGAAAGTGAATTTATGAAGTGGAAGGAAGCA ATGTTCTCTGCTGGGATGCAGCTACCCACACTAGATGAGATTAACAAGAAGGAAGTGTCCATCAAAGAAGCCCTCAACTACAAATTTAATGATCAGGACATTGAAGAG ATtgtgaaagagaaggaaaggttCAGAAAAGCACCTCCAAATTATGCCATGAAGAAAACTCAGCTATTAAAGGAGAAG GCTATGGCTGAGGACTTGGGGGACCAAGATAAGGCCAAGCAGATTCAAGATCAGCTTAATGAACTTGAAGAGAGAGCAGAGGCCCTGGATCGTCAAcgaacaaaaaatatttctgcaatcAG TTACATCAACCAGAGAAATAGAGAGTGGAATATCGTTGAGTCTGAGAAGGCTCTTGTG GCTGAAAGTCACAGCATGAAGAACCAACAAATGGACCCCTTTACTAGGCGGCAGTGCAAGCCAACAATAGTGTCTAAT TCCAGGGATCCTGCTGTCCAAGCTGCCATCCTTGCCCAGCTAAATGCAAAATATGGATCTGGTGTATTACCAGATGCTCCAAAGGACATGAGTAAG GGTCAAGGAAAAGATAAAGATGTGAACTCTAAATCAGCTAGTGACCTCTCAGAAGATCTTTTTAAAGTGCATGACTTTGATGTAAAGATTGATCTTCAGGTTCCCAGTTCAG AATCTAAGGCACTGGCCATCACCTCCAAGGCTCCTCCAGCAAAAGATGGTGCCCCTCGGCGATCACTGAACTTGGAGGACTACAAAAAGAGACGGGGGCTTATTTGA